One genomic window of Halogeometricum rufum includes the following:
- a CDS encoding DUF1616 domain-containing protein — protein MSIRDRLRPYVPSQLRRLPGDLAASLVLLAVTAAVVSLPVIRETWIRAVVSLPFLLFVPGYAFVSALFPESPRADRDPMSTPRRHPTDLERLTLSLGSSIALVPIVAYVLDFLGQGFRVVPMLVALGLFTVVCVVLAASRRFDLPPARRFSAPTGDWYRSIREDFLSRETRGESALNVLLAVALLLATASVGYAAVDNPSGEQYTELYLLTRADDGTLVTDDYPTELTATESRSLVVGVRNHEHERTRYTVLVRLQRLQSDGEGMAVTEEERLDRFEVTLASNGSVERPRVVTPTLVGDRLRLQFLLYRGDVPADPSAANAYRRAHLWVNVTTAN, from the coding sequence ATGTCGATTCGGGACCGATTACGACCGTACGTCCCCTCACAGCTACGTCGACTCCCCGGCGATCTGGCCGCCTCTCTCGTCTTGCTCGCGGTGACTGCCGCCGTCGTGTCGCTTCCGGTGATTCGCGAGACGTGGATTCGAGCGGTCGTGTCGCTTCCCTTCCTCCTGTTCGTCCCCGGCTACGCCTTCGTCTCCGCCTTGTTCCCGGAGTCGCCGCGGGCAGACCGAGACCCGATGAGCACTCCGCGACGACACCCGACCGACTTGGAACGGCTCACGCTCTCGCTCGGGAGCAGCATCGCTCTCGTCCCTATCGTCGCGTACGTTCTCGACTTCCTCGGGCAGGGATTCCGAGTGGTGCCGATGCTCGTCGCACTCGGCCTGTTCACCGTCGTCTGCGTCGTACTGGCAGCGAGTCGGCGGTTCGACCTCCCGCCCGCTCGACGGTTCTCTGCACCGACCGGCGACTGGTATCGGTCGATCAGAGAGGACTTCCTCTCGCGCGAGACGCGAGGGGAGTCGGCACTGAACGTTTTGCTCGCGGTCGCACTCCTCCTTGCGACTGCCAGTGTCGGGTACGCTGCCGTCGACAATCCGTCTGGCGAACAGTACACCGAACTGTACCTCTTGACGCGAGCTGACGACGGGACGCTGGTCACCGACGACTACCCGACGGAACTGACGGCTACCGAGAGCCGGTCACTCGTCGTCGGCGTTCGAAACCACGAACACGAGCGAACGCGCTACACCGTCTTAGTACGGTTACAGCGGCTACAGTCCGACGGGGAGGGCATGGCGGTCACCGAAGAGGAGCGACTGGACCGCTTCGAGGTGACGTTGGCGTCGAATGGGTCCGTCGAACGACCACGGGTGGTCACCCCGACGCTCGTCGGCGACCGGCTTCGGTTGCAGTTCTTACTGTACCGCGGAGACGTCCCGGCCGATCCGAGCGCCGCGAACGCGTACCGACGCGCCCACCTCTGGGTGAACGTCACGACTGCGAACTAA